From a region of the Fischerella sp. JS2 genome:
- a CDS encoding serine hydrolase: MDQQSKRQPDSRDRKIAELEAKLQRAYQVIENLQQTNIELQRQIAEFNSAGNQKSVLPTTLIAASLPQKVHAQNKQTIGKRRTTPPQSKHTAIMNKSRFRKLPHLQFYGLIALVVLTIVSLFGFSSFFAQRAKNKNSETLNNSAIQPQLTFPTQQPIINPPNPVINQPDLSNPPVNLPLESSSQLAKINLDLIYNIKTPPNLKKSDGLSSTLKNILDYVKDKKLPTESLSITLINLNTNTIAGYQQDMPRYPASVVKLFWMAILEAKIKQGLVPLHHTLNSDLNAMILKSDNDAASRIVDVISGTYSYEKKLTDEQFQVWKKQRQSLNYFFQEAGYKDINVSQKTYPIAYLKVTEPKGADLQLRGDNPNQPKRNKITTYQTARLMYEIFTGQAVGPEYSEQMAGLLTRDLRPEAWKLQPPNPDEFNPVENFLGESLANDADQIVFASKAGWTTASRQEVAYVATKDRKTRYIIAIFGEDPAYAASQNAFPDISRLVFDQMRNRK, translated from the coding sequence GTGGATCAGCAATCCAAACGACAACCAGATAGTCGCGATCGCAAAATCGCTGAACTTGAAGCCAAGTTACAACGTGCTTACCAAGTTATTGAAAATTTACAACAAACAAATATTGAATTACAAAGGCAGATTGCAGAATTTAATAGTGCAGGAAATCAAAAATCTGTTTTGCCTACAACTCTTATAGCTGCTTCACTTCCACAAAAGGTACATGCGCAAAACAAGCAAACTATAGGTAAGCGCCGAACAACTCCACCTCAGAGCAAACATACTGCAATTATGAATAAATCTCGTTTCAGGAAATTACCACACTTACAATTTTACGGACTCATTGCTTTAGTTGTATTAACAATAGTTAGTTTGTTCGGTTTTAGCTCATTCTTTGCACAAAGAGCGAAGAATAAAAATTCCGAAACACTTAATAATTCAGCTATACAACCACAACTTACTTTCCCGACTCAGCAACCAATAATTAATCCTCCAAATCCTGTTATTAATCAACCTGATTTATCTAATCCACCAGTTAACTTACCATTAGAATCCTCTTCTCAATTAGCCAAAATAAATTTAGATTTAATATATAATATCAAAACACCTCCTAATTTAAAAAAAAGTGATGGATTAAGTAGTACATTAAAAAATATATTAGATTATGTCAAAGATAAAAAACTACCAACAGAGAGCTTATCCATTACATTAATAAATTTAAATACAAATACAATTGCAGGTTATCAACAAGACATGCCTAGATATCCTGCCAGTGTAGTTAAACTATTTTGGATGGCTATTCTAGAAGCCAAAATCAAACAAGGTTTAGTTCCACTTCACCACACTCTAAATTCTGATTTAAATGCAATGATATTGAAATCAGATAACGATGCTGCTAGTCGTATAGTTGATGTTATTAGTGGAACTTATTCTTATGAAAAAAAATTAACAGATGAACAATTTCAAGTATGGAAAAAACAGCGACAATCATTAAATTATTTCTTTCAAGAAGCTGGATATAAAGATATTAATGTTAGTCAAAAAACCTATCCTATTGCTTATCTAAAAGTTACAGAACCCAAAGGCGCTGATTTACAGTTACGTGGTGATAATCCTAATCAGCCAAAGCGCAACAAAATTACAACCTACCAAACTGCCAGACTGATGTACGAAATTTTTACAGGTCAAGCTGTTGGACCTGAATATAGCGAACAAATGGCTGGTTTGTTAACTAGAGATTTACGTCCAGAAGCATGGAAACTACAGCCACCGAATCCAGATGAATTTAATCCTGTAGAGAATTTTTTGGGTGAATCTTTAGCTAATGATGCAGATCAAATCGTTTTTGCTTCTAAAGCAGGTTGGACTACTGCATCTCGTCAAGAAGTCGCCTATGTGGCAACTAAAGACCGCAAGACTCGTTATATTATTGCTATTTTTGGAGAAGATCCAGCCTACGCAGCTAGTCAAAATGCTTTTCCAGATATTTCTCGGCTTGTGTTTGATCAGATGAGGAATCGTAAATAG
- a CDS encoding protein kinase domain-containing protein — translation MNTPTLLNNRYKLLGVLGSGGFGETFLAEDTQMPSGRRCVIKQLKPVVDNPQVYQLVQDRFQREAAILEELGDSSNQIPKLYAYFTENGQFYLVQEYIEGYTLTQIVQQQGLMSETSVKDILINILPILNYVHSKHMVHRDIKPDNILIRSFDGKPVLIDFGAVKETMGTVVTPSGNSSRSIVIGTPGYMPMEQTAGRPVFASDIYSLGLTAIYLLTGKIPQQLATDPATGEILWRPYALNVSPSLAMVLDKAIQQSPRDRYLNARDMLAALQSGSTPAAPTVPVFQNPVHTVPPQGQYVQQPPTINNQQPQVVQSPPPSYPQGQYIQQQPQVAQSPPPPQIPHQQQVSYPQPTTSQNQNGLGTWQQAVILGSVIGVFIVGGWWMMEIFRNNSSEQNQSVTRISPSPIASTSPSVTPLINSQPISISTPGRNVIPASPTPIITSSPETTPIVLPPTNASISQTAAVEVLKNWITAKREIFASPYRTDIGEQLLTGKAHRDNIKKTDDPDLCLANGGNEEECLSSVDWLQRNNAHYNYGVQSLDAVKNFKASGDQATIEVEITEERTLIKDGKVDPTNTSFDTLLVRYSLQSENGQVKIADYKTIRTVRKS, via the coding sequence ATGAACACACCGACGCTGTTAAACAATCGCTACAAACTTTTGGGTGTGCTTGGCAGTGGTGGATTTGGAGAAACTTTTTTAGCAGAAGATACTCAGATGCCTTCTGGTCGTCGTTGTGTGATTAAACAACTCAAACCTGTGGTTGATAATCCCCAGGTTTACCAATTGGTGCAAGATCGGTTTCAAAGAGAAGCGGCAATTTTAGAAGAATTGGGTGATAGTAGTAATCAAATTCCTAAGCTGTATGCCTACTTTACTGAAAATGGACAGTTTTATTTAGTTCAAGAATATATAGAGGGTTACACCTTAACCCAGATAGTGCAACAACAAGGGTTAATGAGTGAAACTTCGGTAAAAGATATTTTGATCAATATTTTGCCGATTCTTAACTATGTCCACAGTAAGCATATGGTACACCGGGATATCAAACCGGACAATATTCTGATTCGTAGTTTTGATGGCAAACCAGTTTTGATCGACTTTGGCGCAGTCAAAGAAACAATGGGTACGGTGGTAACTCCTTCTGGGAACTCTAGTCGATCAATTGTGATTGGGACACCAGGATATATGCCAATGGAACAAACTGCTGGACGACCTGTGTTTGCTAGCGATATTTATAGTTTGGGGTTAACAGCAATTTATTTGCTCACAGGTAAGATTCCCCAACAGTTGGCAACTGATCCTGCTACAGGTGAAATTTTGTGGCGGCCTTATGCTTTGAATGTTAGCCCTAGTTTGGCAATGGTGTTGGACAAAGCTATTCAACAATCACCACGCGATCGCTATCTTAATGCTAGAGATATGCTGGCAGCTTTGCAAAGTGGATCAACACCAGCAGCACCTACAGTACCAGTTTTCCAGAATCCAGTACATACTGTACCACCACAAGGGCAATATGTACAGCAACCGCCAACAATCAACAATCAACAACCACAAGTAGTCCAATCTCCACCACCTTCCTATCCACAAGGGCAGTATATACAGCAACAACCACAGGTTGCTCAATCTCCACCACCTCCACAGATTCCTCACCAACAGCAAGTGTCTTACCCCCAACCGACTACATCCCAAAACCAAAACGGTTTAGGTACTTGGCAGCAAGCTGTGATCTTAGGCAGTGTCATCGGCGTATTTATCGTCGGTGGTTGGTGGATGATGGAGATTTTTAGAAATAATTCTTCAGAACAAAATCAGTCTGTGACAAGAATTAGTCCTTCACCAATTGCATCTACCTCACCTTCTGTCACCCCTTTGATAAATTCCCAACCAATATCAATTTCTACTCCAGGACGTAATGTTATTCCTGCTTCACCCACACCGATCATAACTTCATCTCCTGAAACTACTCCGATTGTTTTACCACCGACAAATGCCTCGATTTCCCAAACAGCAGCTGTAGAGGTATTGAAGAATTGGATCACAGCTAAACGGGAAATATTTGCTTCTCCCTACAGAACAGATATAGGAGAACAACTACTCACAGGTAAAGCCCATAGAGACAATATTAAAAAAACAGATGATCCTGATCTCTGTCTGGCAAATGGTGGTAATGAAGAAGAATGTCTCAGTTCTGTTGATTGGTTGCAGAGAAATAATGCTCACTACAACTATGGAGTACAAAGTCTTGATGCAGTCAAAAATTTCAAAGCGAGTGGCGATCAAGCAACTATAGAAGTGGAAATTACAGAAGAACGCACGCTGATCAAAGATGGCAAAGTAGATCCAACCAATACTTCCTTTGATACCCTATTGGTACGCTACTCTTTACAATCCGAAAACGGTCAAGTCAAAATCGCAGATTATAAAACTATTAGAACAGTGCGTAAGAGTTAA